One Aegilops tauschii subsp. strangulata cultivar AL8/78 chromosome 7, Aet v6.0, whole genome shotgun sequence genomic window carries:
- the LOC141026714 gene encoding uncharacterized protein, which yields MALRTGHPQTAGPLGDEDHLGEILVRLLPLPSLIVRASAFSGQRGRLVTDQMPPCRVLVINRDLTLLLLFAPVTRGLRGVVIPLDFVDGEYVIYNGAVLCAVADVQGHLHGDYHSGPFNVVLVATRWRHPVLARVYSLETGEGEIFP from the exons aTGGCCCTCCGCACCGGCCATCCGCAGACGGCGGGGCCACTGGGAGACGAGGACCACCTCGGCGAgatcctcgtccgcctcctcccgcTGCCCTCCTTGATTGTCCGCGCCTCCGCCTTCTCTGGGCAACGGGGGCGCCTCGTCACGGACCAG ATGCCGCCATGCCGCGTCCTCGTCATCAACCGGGATCTGACCCTTCTCCTTCTGTTCGCCCCTGTCACGAGGGGCCTCCGCGGCGTGGTAATTCCTCTAGATTTCGTCGATGGCGAGTACGTCATCTACAATGGGGCCGTGCTCTGCGCTGTTGCCGACGTGCAAGGTCACTTGCATGGAGACTACCACTCGGGCCCCTTCAACGTGGTTCTGGTGGCCACCAGATGGAGACACCCAGTGCTAGCCCGGGTCTACTCCTTAGAGACTGGTGAGGGGGAGATCTTCCCATAA